The Sorangiineae bacterium MSr11954 DNA segment CGCTCCGACAGAGCTCGGCGCTCGTGTCCTTCCATTGCGCCGAATAGATATCCAGCGCGGCTGCGACCCTATTCCAGACATCGCGACCGAATGCTTTTCCATCGCCGGCCAGCACATCCTCGACCTTCGCCCGGCGGGGCAGGTCCCAGATCCCGACGAGTGCCTGCGTCGCAACGGCGTCACAGTGCTGCGCCCGATGTTTCTGGATGACCGGCCACCCGACGAGGCCCGTCGCGGCGCACACGAGCGCGGCGATCGCAACGCCGCGCCGTCGCTGTCGTCGTGGAACGCGGGCCAATTCATCGAGCAGGTGTTGAAGCGACGGATATCGATGGGCGGGATCGCGCGATAGACCACGGCCCAGCACGCGTAGATAGCCGGGATCCAGCCGCCGGCTCGGCGCCTCGAATTTCCCCGCGCAGAGCGCTATCATGGACAGGCCTCCGCTTCCGTCGAAAAATGGATGGCGGCCGAACAGCGCTTCGTACGCCACGCAGGAGAAGCTGAATTGGTCGCTACGCGCATCGGTGCCCAACCCAAGGTATTGCTCGGGCGCCATGTATGCTGGCGTCCCAATGCATTCGCCCGTTTCGGTGATGCGCCGGTCCAATACCGAAGACGGCGTCCCAGGCGATGCCGTCACCAGCTCTTCGACTTTGTGCGCATCGATCGCGCGTGCCAGCCCGAAATCGACGACCTTGGCGTGCTGCTCGCGATCGATCAGCACGTTTTCGGGCTTGAAGTCGCGATGCACCAGGCCGGCATCGTGCGCTGCAGCGAGCCCGCGGCCCGCCTCGTCGAGCAGTCGCAGCAACTTGCGCGGATCGTGCTCCGTACGCAGCAACACGTCGCGCAAGGTGGAGCCCTCGATCAGCTCCATGGCAAAGAACACGTGTTCGCAAAACTCACCTGCATCGAATACGCTGACGACATGCGGGTGAACCACCCGCGCCAACGCCTGCGCCTCCCGCAAGAGCAGCATTCGCCGTGACTCGTCGCCTGCCATTCCGGGCTCGATGCGGATGAGTTTCACCGCTACGTTGCGATTGAGCTTCGGATCGTAGGCACGGTAAACACTCCCCATTCCCCCCGTACCAATCCAATCGATCACGAGGTAGCGGCCGACATACATACCCGGGTGAAGATCGGCCATCCTCGAAGGAGCACCCGGCGATTCGGACGGAGATTTCGGCGTGCTTTGTTGGGCGAGCAGCGCCCATGCGCGACCGCACGTGGCACATTCCGCCAAGTGCGCCTCGAGAGGGTCTCGCGCCGGACCTCCCCGCGTTCCTTCGACCAAGGCGCGAAATTCGTCATTCGAAGGGCATTCCATTCCGTTGTCGCCTCCCCTCGCGCATCACGCCCGATTCCAACATCCACCATTCGCCGTCGAGAACGGGCGAAGCAACGACGACACCGAGCCCTCCGGCTCCTCCGCGGGAACAACGGGCCGATATAGTGCACCATCCAAAGGCAAACGTCCAAGCCGGCGCAGCATTCTGCGCCCGGTGTTCATCCGCCATGGCGGCGAGGTCCGCGCTCTCGGCCGGTTCTTCGTCGTCGCGGGAGGATGCCTCCCGATGGAGAAAGGCGAGCGGCACAGCCATATGGGGTCACGCGTCCTCGGTCGCGAGGTGCGAGACCGTGCGCGGACGCCTCCTGAATGTCGCGCAGGGAGGCTCAAAAGCTCCATCTTTTCGTGAACGGATGCTCGCAGGCGCACTCGCTCCATTGGAGCGGCGCCATAACGACGCCAAACACCGCCGGCGTAGACAATGGGGGACCGTCGGATCGCAACGGACCGCGCTCTGGACGAAATGCCATGCGCGGAGTCCTTCGCTCGTTGACTCGTTCACCGGGTGGACGAACTTGCGGGCCTGCTCGAACCGCGCCTGCCCGGTACCCTATGAACCTTGGATCGGCGAACGAAGCAAGCGGTCGAGGACAACGTGGGTCCAGGACAACGTGGGCCACGTCGCCGTTTTCATCTCGACCCCTGCTCGATGACGTGGAGCGACGAAACGTGCGCGTATCGCCCGCAGCCTTTCCGACCGCGCACGCAGGTGGGTCGAATTCCATCGACCCGAGCCCCCGAACGAATCGGCGAGCCGATCCAATGTGCACGTGTCGTCGCCGAGCCAAACGCCTCCACCATCGCCCCAAAGAGGAGAATTTGCTCAGGGTTCCAACTCTCCAATGGTTCGCTATCCGCACGACTGGACGTGATTTCGCCGCGCTGGGGCGAATTTCTTATGCGGCACTCACGTTATTAGGATGTCCGACGTCCTCCGGTTGGCACCCGCTGGTATTGGCGCGAGATGACCGGAACGAAAAACGAAGTAGCCCGTCGGCGACGTGTGATTGCTACGTTCGAACGGACAGCCGCGGCGCATCTCTGGTGTCAATAAAACATCGTTTGACAAAGGCGACACACCGTCGAATCCGTGGATCTTACGCGCCCAAATCCTCGAGGTGCGCCGGTTGGCCGTGCGACACGAGCGATTGCGGCCTTCAATAGACAGGATTCCCGTTCAGTGCTCCAGTGGAGTCCAACGTCCGTCGCGGTGAGTCACCCGCGAGTATGTGCACGCAACTTCCGACCGAGCCTCGGAGAGCGACGTGTGGCAAAAAAGCTCGTCTCGCTGCGTCGGATAAGTCGGATAAAGGCGTCATCGTTTTCATGTTGCATTGAAACGATAGTTGCTTGCTTCGCCGTCAAGGAGAAATCACTTGAAGTGCAGGTAGATCGTCTGCATAGTGCCCTCGCCTCTCGTTCCCGGGAGCGCAAAACGGAGGAGCACGCGCCGTTGAAAGCCAAACGATCCAGCCGAAAGGCCTGGCTACCAGGAGTCGCCGAGCATCGCTTTAGCTGCTCGGTTCGTCCAATCGCGCCTTGCCACGCGGGTGGACAAGTGTCCGGGCGACTGTCTGAGCAAGTGTCCGGGCACGTGTCTGGGCAACTGTCTGGGCAAGTGTCTCGGCAAATGTCTGGGCAAATGCCGGGGCGACTGTCTGAGCGTGCGCCTGGGCACGTGCGCCCGCAAACTTTTGTACACGTGCGCGCGCGAGTACCCGCGCAAATGAACGATCGAAGGCGGATGTCCGGCATCGAGAGTTCATTTGGAGTATTTTTGATCCAATTGCCTGCGGCGATGCTTTCCATGGGTAAGGGCCCATGGCGTTCGTTTTCAATAGCCGACCCTATCAGCCGGTTGGGTCGATGGGTCGAACTTGGTTTTTCAGTGGGGCGCGTATGGGCACTGTCACTCCAGCCGTGACGCGTTCCCATGAGTGTCCGGGCGACGCCAGCGACGCCGCTGCGGATTTTTCGGGCGATACGTTCAAGGTGGGGGCCCGCGTCCTCCAGCACTTTCTCTTGGAAGAGCTGCTCGATCGACGCGATGGCTGGAGCCTCTTTCTTGCCGATAACGAAGCGCGGTCCGATTTGGTGCTCTTGGCAATCGCCATATCGGCCGATGCACTTGCCAAGTGTTTGGAAGGGCCGGCACATGGCGCCATTGTCAGTCAAACCGAGGTTGGCTGCTGGCATGTGGCCGAAGTGGCGCTCGATGAAGCGCACCTGTGGCTTTATCGCGAGAAGCTCCTTCGTACACCGAAGCCTACGATTCATCCAACCTTACGGTCTGCGAGCCGGCCCATGGAGCGGCAGTTGGCAGATGGGGTCGTTTTCAATGGCCGCTATCAAATTGGAAAATTGCTCGGCCGCGGCGGAATGGGGGAGGTGTATTGCGCCGAGGATAGAACCTTTCAACGGCGGGTCGCCGTCAAAGTGGTGCGCGTCGATACGTCCTCGGAGTCCGGGGATCACGAGCAAGCAAAACGGCGCCTCCTGAACGAGGCGCGCGTGGTGTCCGCCCTCAAGCATCCCCATATCGTCGAAATTTACGATGCGGGGGAGTGCGACGGGCTTCCTTACTTGGCGCTCGAGCTCTGTGGCGACGGGAGCAATCTTCGAAATGTGATGAAAGGGGACGCGAGCGAGAAGGACCGAATGCTGTGGCTTTGCCAAATCGCCGAGGCGCTCGCCTACGCCCACGAGCACGGGATCGTGCACCGCGACGTCAAGCCGGAGAACGTGCTCCTCACGAACGACAAAAGCGTGAAGGTCGCCGACTTCGGGATCGCGAAAGCACTTCGAAGCGAGCGCCCACAAGAGGATACGACCTTCGGCATCGTGGGAACCCCGCGCTACATGGCCCCGGAACAGCTCATTGGCCGCCGTCCGGACGCGCGCGTCGATCAATTCGCCTGGGGCGTCGTGGCCTACGAGCTCCTCACCGGTGTCCACCCGCACGAGAAGGAGCTCGCCCTCCTTCGCTCGGGAGACTCCACCACCATTGCGCCGGCACTACCTCCGCACCTTCGTCGCGTATTGACGAGGGCCACGGCGGCCAACCCCGCGGCGCGATATCCAAACTTCCGTAAGTTGCTCATGGATCTTCATCGTCCACCCCGCGCCGTCGATTACCGATGGATCGCGGTGGGGTTTGCATTGCTCGCGGGCATCGGTGCCCTGGGCTATTCGGCTTCGCGATCGACGAAATCGGATCATGGATCGGTGGCACCCCCACCGCCCTCCAGTTTGCTACCGGTCTCCGCGGCCCTCCACGGATCGGAGGCGGATGGTTTGCTCGAGCAAGGTATCCAGCTCTGGGCGGACGGGTCGAGCGGCCGCGCGCGCGCGCTGTTCGCACGGGTCGCCGCGCGCGAGCCGAATCATGCGCGGGCGCACCTCCTTGCGCTCATGGCCTCCGAGCGCATCGACGTGTCGATGCTCGACGTCGCACGCGCGGCGTTCGCGCTTCGCGCTCAGCTCGGGCCACCGGAGGCGGCGCTCCTGGATGCGCTGCGTCCGCTCATCGACGAGCCCCCCGACGTGGCGACGAGCACGCGGCGGATCGAGGAGCTGGGGCAGCAGTACCCGAACGATCGACTCGTCCGGCTCGCGCGCGCGCAACACGATCTTCGAGCCCGTGAGCCCCGGCGCGCGCTCGACCTCGCGGCCAGCATGGGAAGCTCGCCCGCGGGATTCTGGTTGGGGGCGGCCGCCCGGCTCCAGCTCGGCGAGGTCGTGGAAGGGCGAAAGCTCCTCGAGCAGTGCATCGAGTCGTCTCCGAGCGCGATCGATTGCCTCGAGTGGCTGACCATCCTCGAGGCGAACGACGGGCGCTGCGAGGTCGCCGAAAAGACCGCGCGGAAGTTGATTGTAAGGGATACGACCAATCCGCTTCCGTACACCTTGCTCGCTTATGTGGTGCTCGCACGAACGCAGTCCATCGACGCCACGCGAGGTATTCTCCAGGCACGAATCGAACGCGCGCCGCCCGAGCAGCGGCGGGAGCTCGAAGCCAGCCTCGAGCATCTCCTGCACCTGTACGAGGGGGACTTCGCCGCCGCATATCGTGATTTGAGCGTATGGCAGTCGTCCTCTGCGGAGTCGTCCGATGCATTTCGCCGCGGGTTCTCGTTCATCGTTCGCATCGAGCTCGATCTCGAGCTGGGGCGCGTCGAGGAAGCTCGGCGCGCCGCGAGCGAATTTGCTCATCGAAGCGAGGCTTGGCTCACGAACGATGTCTTGGACACGCGTATCGAGACCGCACGACTTCTCTATGCCACGAAGCAGATCTCACGATCGGAATTTCGCGTCGCGCGCGCCGAGGCCGCCGCAAAGCAGATCGAGCGCGGTGCTTACCTCTCTTCTCCCGGAAATTGGTGGTTCGACGACTACGTTCAGGGCGCGCTCGACGCGACGGACGCTGCCGAAGCCATTGCGGCCATGCCCGCCGACCCAGTCATCGACCTTCTCGTGCGCGACGCGGGCGTGGACGCTCGACTGGGACACGTCTACCTCCTCGCCGGCCGC contains these protein-coding regions:
- a CDS encoding protein kinase, whose translation is MTRSHECPGDASDAAADFSGDTFKVGARVLQHFLLEELLDRRDGWSLFLADNEARSDLVLLAIAISADALAKCLEGPAHGAIVSQTEVGCWHVAEVALDEAHLWLYREKLLRTPKPTIHPTLRSASRPMERQLADGVVFNGRYQIGKLLGRGGMGEVYCAEDRTFQRRVAVKVVRVDTSSESGDHEQAKRRLLNEARVVSALKHPHIVEIYDAGECDGLPYLALELCGDGSNLRNVMKGDASEKDRMLWLCQIAEALAYAHEHGIVHRDVKPENVLLTNDKSVKVADFGIAKALRSERPQEDTTFGIVGTPRYMAPEQLIGRRPDARVDQFAWGVVAYELLTGVHPHEKELALLRSGDSTTIAPALPPHLRRVLTRATAANPAARYPNFRKLLMDLHRPPRAVDYRWIAVGFALLAGIGALGYSASRSTKSDHGSVAPPPPSSLLPVSAALHGSEADGLLEQGIQLWADGSSGRARALFARVAAREPNHARAHLLALMASERIDVSMLDVARAAFALRAQLGPPEAALLDALRPLIDEPPDVATSTRRIEELGQQYPNDRLVRLARAQHDLRAREPRRALDLAASMGSSPAGFWLGAAARLQLGEVVEGRKLLEQCIESSPSAIDCLEWLTILEANDGRCEVAEKTARKLIVRDTTNPLPYTLLAYVVLARTQSIDATRGILQARIERAPPEQRRELEASLEHLLHLYEGDFAAAYRDLSVWQSSSAESSDAFRRGFSFIVRIELDLELGRVEEARRAASEFAHRSEAWLTNDVLDTRIETARLLYATKQISRSEFRVARAEAAAKQIERGAYLSSPGNWWFDDYVQGALDATDAAEAIAAMPADPVIDLLVRDAGVDARLGHVYLLAGRLDDAIVLLKRAASSCTILEKPLDYVHGLLWLGEALEKKGNHAEACNMYAKVVERWGREPRSITVRRARALLSPCP